One Chlamydiales bacterium genomic window, TTCTGATTGCATGTCTGAAGATGTGCTTAGTCGCTTTCGAGCTTACAAATGGGATGTTTATCAGCTAGATGGACATAGTTTTGATGAATTAAATAAAGTCATTTCAACTATCCGAAAATCTCAAGACAGACCTGTGTTTATTTTAGCTTCTACTGTGATCGGGAAGGGCTCTCCCAAGAAAGAGGGCACAAGCAGTGTTCATGGTGCTCCCCTTGGCCTTGAAGAGGTAGAAGCAACGAAAAAAAATCTAGGACTTCCTAATGAACTCTTCTACATACCTAAATCTATTGAAACCTATTTTGAAGATAGACTGAATATTCAGAAAAAGCTAGAAGCCGATTGGAATGAAACTTTTCGTCTTTGGGCTAAAGCAAACCCTGATCTCTACAAAGTGTGGCAAGAGATGGTCGAGAAAAAACTTCCTAAGAACCTAGAGGATATCTTATGGAATATTAAAGTTGATCTCTCCATCTCTGGTCGCAAAGCATCCAATCTCGTAGTGAATGAGCTTGCTAACTATTTGCCTCATCTCTATGGAGGGTCAGCTGATCTTTCATGTTCTGATTTAACTCTGCTGAAAGATTTTTCTACTATCGATGCAGGAAATTTTACAGGACGTAATATTAAATATGGAGTTAGAGAATTTGGGATGGGGACCATTGCAAATGGCTTGGCTTATACCGCCATGATTACTCCTTTTATTGGAACTTTTTTGGCTTTTTCTGACTATTTACGCAATTCAATCCGTCTTGCAGCTATGTCAAAATTGCACGTCATTTATCAATTCACTCATGACTCGATTTTCTTGGGTGAAGACGGACCGACCCATCAACCGATTGAACATTATGCCGCTTTACGAGCGATTCCTCACCTTTATGTCATTCGGCCAGGAGATGCTAATGAAGTCAAAATGGCTTGGTTAGCTGCTTTAAGATTGAAGTTACCTACAGCCATTCTTCTTTCTCGTCAATCCTTACCGACACTTGAAGAAACGAAAATTCCATATGATCAAGGTTTAGGGCGCGGAGCCTATATCGTTAGGAAAGAAAATCTTCAACCAGATTATACGCTATTTGCGACTGGTTCTGAATTGCATATTGCATTAGAGGTCTCTGAAGAGTTGGTCAAGCGTGGAAAAGATGTGAGGGTAGTTTCCATGCCTTGTTGGGAGTTGTTTGATCTACAAGATTCTGTTTACATAGATTCAATTATTGGAGGAAATCTTGGGATGCGTGTGAGTATTGAAGCGGGAGTAGATTTAGGATGGCAAAAATTTATTGGTCTAGAGGGGATTGCAATTTGTATGGAGAGTTATGGAACATCAGCTCCAGCTGCAACATTAAGTGAAGAGTTTGGTTTTTCTGTAGATATGATTCTTGAGCGTATTCTTAGTTAATCGTCCTTAATATGAGATAGTAGCAGGATTTTTTCCTCTTGTCTTCTTGTAATGAATGCATAAGAGATTGGATTGAGTGCTAAAAGCAAGAAATTTTTAGTTATTTTTGAGATTGATTCACAGGGTTTAGAAGCGACATTGTCCATTAAGGTAAAGGGCTTTTTCATTTAAAAAAGCCACTTCAGCTGTCAAAGTGCCTCTATGACTGCCAAGAAGAGTGATTCCAACTGCATAACCAAAATTCCATCCAGTCGATAAATTTTTTAGATGATAGCCAATATAATGAGGAAAAATCCATGTTTGTCCAGATTTTAATCCTAAATAAGGAATTAGAGCTGTTCCAAAGGTCATGTCAATTCGATAAGCTCCACCGATTCCAATTTGCCATTCTTTATAATCTAAATAGTTATTATCTGCATATAGAAGTGTAGTTGATCCAATGGGTTGGTGACTTTGAGGTTTCGTAGAGGCGTATTGCGCTTCTATTCCTAATCCAAAATCACGATTTTCCCAAAGAGTTTTTCTTAATCCTAAACTCCATGAAAAGCTGGTATTAGATAAAATTGTAAGAGAAGCATATCCACCAAGAATTTCGATATTAGAAGTCCCAAGAGTGGCAAAGAGATCAAAGTAGTTTTTTAGGTTTAAAGCAAAATAAGCAGCATTCGTTAAGATTTGAGTCTTATGTACACTATGAGGCTGTTGATGCGCATCTATAATCACCATGTAGTGGTTATAGATATAGTCTCCATAGAATCCCATCCTAAGACTCCAGGTATCCAACCAAGAAAGACGAGAAGAAGATTGATGACTTTCTCTAAAGAGCCCTTCTGTGATCAAACTAGCTTCTAAAGGATTCCCAATTGGCAGCGCCTGTACATTTATAGCAAAGGTTAAGCTTGTTAATAGGGCAACAATTTTTTTCATGGCCCTCTCATAAGACATCAAATGATAAACAATAGCAGAGACTCAAATTAAATATCAGTTTTAGCTGATTTTCCACGAAATGCTCCTTTAGCTTTGTGTTTGAGCATTTTTTTCATCAGATAAATTGTACGAACTCCTTTTTCTAAATGATCGCTTGTATAGGTGTCAAAAATATGCTTAGCACTCTGTTTCGTTTTGATACCATCTCGGATGAGAGGGAGATCCGAAATCAGAAGAAGAGCTCCTAAAGGAAGTTTACGTCGATAACCAGCTGCAAAAAGAGTGGCACATTCCATTTCAATTGCTTGGGCTTTTGTTTGAATAAGTTGTGCTTTAAAGGCTTCATTAAATTCCCAAAAACGGATATTTGTCGTATGGGTGATCCCAATATGGTAAGGCGCACGATCTTCATCAAGAATATCTGTAGCTGCTTTTTGCATAAGAAAATTTCCCAAAGCAGGGACCTCAGGAGGAAAGTAAAAATCTGAAGTTCCATCTCCACGGATAGCAGCTAAAGGAATAAAATAGTCACCCACATGATAATGGCGTCGTAGTCCACCGCACATGCCCAACATCAATGCAGATTTTACTCTAGGAAGAAAGGAACATAAATCAACAATCAGTGCTGCAGCTGCTGAACCAAGTTTAAAATCGATAATACTAATATTATGTTCTGGAGCATGAGCAGCAGTAAACATAGATCCTTCCATCAAAGGAACTTGGTAAGTTTCCGCAAAGGTACGAATATAGCGATGAAAATTTGTAATTAAAAGATAGGAGCCAAATCGGTCAATTTCTGACCCTGAATACCGTTCTAATGTATCACGTGCAATTTCTGCTTCATGCGGATCAATTTCGTAAAAACTCATGGTTTATCTTTTAAACCTTCAAAACTTTTCAAGCAATCCCTTCAAATAGAATCCTTATTTGGTTTCTCTAGAAGAATTCATGCATAAACTGACTATTGATCTATCTTGAAATAGGATCAAACAGAAAAATATTTCTTAAAATATCATCTGATATTGATTCAATCTCCTATGCTATATACACTCCTAATTTTTATAAAGGATTCTTGGTAAGATATTTTTCTTCCAAAATAGATGTAACGATGCTAATAGGGAGCTTATCGCTCACTTGATATGGGCTTTCCCATAATTCAGGTTTGTTAATAAGGAGAAAATCATGGCTCAAGTCAATACAAGTGAATTTCGTAGTGGTTTGAAAATTGAAATAGAAGGACAACCCTACATGATTGTGAAGAATGAATTTGTCAAACCAGGGAAAGGGCAAGCATTTAATCGTGTTCGGATGAAACATTTATTAACAGGGCGTGTGATAGAAAAAACATTTAAGTCAGGTGAAACATTCGAAGAAGCTGATGTGCGTGAATCTGAGATGCGTCTCTTATATATTGATACAGGAGAGGCGACTTTTATGGATGATGAAACTTATGATCAAATGACGATTTCTCTTGAAAAAATTGAAGATATGAAAAAATGGCTAGTAGAGGATGTGATATATAAAATTGTTTTTTATAAAAATGAACCCGTCACTGTAGAACCTCCTACCTTTATGGAATTAGAAATTATAGAGACTCATCCTGGGATCCGTGGAGATACAAGTGCTGGCCGTGTCCTAAAACCAGCTACTATCTCAACAGGTGCTCTGATCCAAGTCCCGATTTTTATTGAACAGGGAGAAATTATAAAAATTGATACACGTAATGGGGAATATGTCTCTCGAGTTAACAAATAGAGTGGCTCTTTTACGTGATCGCTCGGTGATGCTTAGCCATACACGTACATTTTTTGCTGAGAGAGAGGTCATAGAAGTAGATGTGCCTATTTTAAGTAGATATGGTTCTGTTGATCCTCACATTGAATTGATTGAGGCCATCTGTTTAGGAGAAAGAGTCTTTTTGCATAGTTCACCAGAATATGGAATGAAGCGTCTTTTATCAGAAGGAATTGGCGATATCTATCAAATTTCACATGTTTTTCGTAATGAAGAAAAGGGTGCATACCATACGCCAGAATTCACAATGATTGAATGGTATCGCTGTGGCTTCTTGTTTGAGCAAATGGTGGAAGAGACGCTCGCATTTATTCATCTTTTTTTTTCTAAAAAACCTATCTTCACATATTTTAGTTATCGAGAACTGTTTTTGCATTATCTTGGATATTATCCAGAATCTCAAAAAGATAGAGATCGTCTTTTGGCTTTTGAGATTGAACCCCATCTTGATGCAACAGTCATCACTGATTTCCCTCCTGAAGAAGCTGCCCTTTCTGAGATTCAAAACGGAATTGCCTTGCGTTTTGAAGTTTTTTACAAAGGATTAGAGTTAGCAAACGGGTATTATGAACTGCGTGATCAAGAAGAACAAAGGAAACGATTAGAACATAATAACCAAGAGCGTCTTTCCTTGGGGAAAAAGATCTATCCTATTGATCCTTTATTTTTGGAGGCTTTAGGTAGAGGATTACCTCAATGCTGTGGAGTAGCGGTGGGTTTCGATCGATTAATGATGTTGCGTCATGATATCGATACAATTGATCAGATTCTTCCTTTTGAATGGGAGAAGAGTGAATGAAGATTGGGTTCTTATTCGATAATGATGGTGTGTTGATCGATAGTCGTGAATTGCATTGGGAATCTTGGATGCGTTTGATGGAAGAAGATCCAACATTTAAAATCACCCGCAAGGAGTTTATTGAAAGTTTTGGAAAATGTAATGATCTTATTTTACAGACTTCTTTCCCTCATGTGTCTAAAATACAGCATATAGAGTGGGCAAAGCAAAAAGAAAAATTTTTTCGCACATTTGCCTTTAACAACCTCTCTCTCTTACCTGGTATGGAAGCTTTTTTACAGAAAGTCATTACGGCGGCTATTCCTCATACGATTGCTTCTTCAGCGCCAAGGGAAAATTTAGAGATGTGTCTAAATTCAACACCACTAGGTCGTTATTTTGATAGTTATCTATCTGGAGAAGAGGTAGAACATGGTAAACCCGCTCCTGATATATTTATTGCTGCAGCCAAACAGCTAGGGTATAGCCCTTGTGATTGTGTCGTATTTGAAGATGCACCAGCCGGCATTACAGCAGGACGCACAGCAGGGGCTTTTGTTGTAGCCCTTGAAACGACTCATAAGAGAGAAGCATTGTTTGGCTATGATCTAATTTATTCTTCTACGGAAAAATTGGATTTAGAAGAAATTTTAGATGCTTTTATCAAAAAACAGAAGTAACATTCGGATTTGTCAGACCTACAATGAATTTAGGTTAGAGATCCCTTTGAGCCCACACCTCAGGGAAAGTCTTGATAAAAGGAAGACACGTATTTTTGAAAGTAAATCAATCTTATTTCTTTGAAAAGATGGTTTGTTATATCCACTACCTCTCTATGAAGAATAAGACAGATGGCAAAAATCTAAAAAGTACAAAAGATGGTAGACAGAAGGGCAGTTAATTATCCAGCGGCAGCTATAACGGTGTAAGAATTCATGCGATTATTTAACGTCCTCCCATACAAATCCAGATCACGCATCATCCTACGATAGAAAAATTCTACCACAGCCTTCGCTATTAAAATTGCTATAAGAATTGATCCTGCCATTGTCCCACCAAGCTGTGGTCCAGGAATCACACCTGCAATTCCTAAGCCTCCTATCACCCCACAAATAAGAAGAGGGGCCAATACTAGTGATAATTTCTTTATATTTGCCGTTCTACCAACCCAGCAAAGCATGGTTAAGCTGCTAACAATACCTATCCCAAACAAAGAGTACCCAAGAGTTGAGCCAGGAATCACACCCGCAATTCCAGCCCATCCAATCGCAATAATAGTGAGTATACTCATAACGAGTAGAGAAATACATAAAGCTATTTTATATTTTTGGGTTCTTGTCAAATCTGCATTTTGTGCTCTCGTAGTTGGCTGGATATTAGACATACCTTAACCTCCTTACAGGATTATATATTTTAAACAATAATTTAATTACATTTTTATTAATTTTTAATTACATAAATATACTTTAATTCATCAATCAAAATCTTTTATTTAAATTTTTTTTAGAAACAGCATCATGAGATTAGAAACCATCAACTAGCCATAACCAACCAAAGATAACCCTATGAAAGCGCATCCGATGGTTAAGCGAATCAATATTCCATGCCAAGAGATGCAATGATAATAGTAGTTTGAAGGTTATGGTGTGTAGTATACCATATGACTTAAAACGACCAAGCGTTTGGAGTTTGGTTGCGTTATTTCTGGCATCGATGCATCTACATTTCTTAGATTTACTATCGATATAATGAGATATTGCTTATTTAGCTTATAAAAATTTTAAAATAAAAACTATATCTAGTTAATCTTTCAATTCTATTTTATAAATTAAAATTTCATAATAAGACTGAATTCCAAAATTAAGAAGTCAATTATAGATTCTTATTATGTTTACAAGGCACCACAATGCAACAGCACCCACAATGACCATAGGTAAAATACCTAGTAGGACGAATAAAGGTATTAACAATACCTACCCAATATAAGACCATCCGATCATGGAGTCAGAAAATCGTGATTTTTACGATCGTAATATCCGGTTCCTTTTTTTTACATACATCACGGGCAAAACTAGGCACAACACACCTGTTGCTCCAATCGCTAATCCTAAGATTACCCAACTAAGCTGTACTGCATTAATCACACCTGCAATTCCTAAGCCTCCTATCACCGCATAAGCAAGAACTGTCATTAATAGGCGTGTATTACGTCTTTTATCATTCGCTAGTTCGGCTACGAAGTCACTAATACCATACAAAATTACACAGGATCCGATAATTGGTCCGGGTCCGATTGGACCAAAAGATACAAGTAGTCTTGCAGCTCCAAGAGATGCAAGGATCAAAAGAGCTATACCGTGTACGATTCTCAAGACTACAACTAAAGGATTTTTTTGTTCTGAGAATAATCCATCTGAGA contains:
- the tkt gene encoding transketolase; translated protein: MDDRGLDLEQKKILGKIANAIRDLSIDGVQKANSGHPGLPLGCAEIGAYLYGFALQHNPKNSKWLNRDRVVLSPGHGSMWLYSCLHLAGFDLSLEEIKNFRQLHSKTPGHPEFHQTDGVEATTGPLGQGTGNAVGMALAQKIFAAKFNTAEHTLFDSKIFCLCSDGDMMEGVSHEVCTLAGHLKLNNLIFIYDANNITLDGPLSDCMSEDVLSRFRAYKWDVYQLDGHSFDELNKVISTIRKSQDRPVFILASTVIGKGSPKKEGTSSVHGAPLGLEEVEATKKNLGLPNELFYIPKSIETYFEDRLNIQKKLEADWNETFRLWAKANPDLYKVWQEMVEKKLPKNLEDILWNIKVDLSISGRKASNLVVNELANYLPHLYGGSADLSCSDLTLLKDFSTIDAGNFTGRNIKYGVREFGMGTIANGLAYTAMITPFIGTFLAFSDYLRNSIRLAAMSKLHVIYQFTHDSIFLGEDGPTHQPIEHYAALRAIPHLYVIRPGDANEVKMAWLAALRLKLPTAILLSRQSLPTLEETKIPYDQGLGRGAYIVRKENLQPDYTLFATGSELHIALEVSEELVKRGKDVRVVSMPCWELFDLQDSVYIDSIIGGNLGMRVSIEAGVDLGWQKFIGLEGIAICMESYGTSAPAATLSEEFGFSVDMILERILS
- a CDS encoding AMP nucleosidase, whose product is MSFYEIDPHEAEIARDTLERYSGSEIDRFGSYLLITNFHRYIRTFAETYQVPLMEGSMFTAAHAPEHNISIIDFKLGSAAAALIVDLCSFLPRVKSALMLGMCGGLRRHYHVGDYFIPLAAIRGDGTSDFYFPPEVPALGNFLMQKAATDILDEDRAPYHIGITHTTNIRFWEFNEAFKAQLIQTKAQAIEMECATLFAAGYRRKLPLGALLLISDLPLIRDGIKTKQSAKHIFDTYTSDHLEKGVRTIYLMKKMLKHKAKGAFRGKSAKTDI
- the efp gene encoding elongation factor P, with the translated sequence MAQVNTSEFRSGLKIEIEGQPYMIVKNEFVKPGKGQAFNRVRMKHLLTGRVIEKTFKSGETFEEADVRESEMRLLYIDTGEATFMDDETYDQMTISLEKIEDMKKWLVEDVIYKIVFYKNEPVTVEPPTFMELEIIETHPGIRGDTSAGRVLKPATISTGALIQVPIFIEQGEIIKIDTRNGEYVSRVNK
- a CDS encoding amino acid--tRNA ligase-related protein, which gives rise to MSLELTNRVALLRDRSVMLSHTRTFFAEREVIEVDVPILSRYGSVDPHIELIEAICLGERVFLHSSPEYGMKRLLSEGIGDIYQISHVFRNEEKGAYHTPEFTMIEWYRCGFLFEQMVEETLAFIHLFFSKKPIFTYFSYRELFLHYLGYYPESQKDRDRLLAFEIEPHLDATVITDFPPEEAALSEIQNGIALRFEVFYKGLELANGYYELRDQEEQRKRLEHNNQERLSLGKKIYPIDPLFLEALGRGLPQCCGVAVGFDRLMMLRHDIDTIDQILPFEWEKSE
- a CDS encoding HAD family phosphatase codes for the protein MKIGFLFDNDGVLIDSRELHWESWMRLMEEDPTFKITRKEFIESFGKCNDLILQTSFPHVSKIQHIEWAKQKEKFFRTFAFNNLSLLPGMEAFLQKVITAAIPHTIASSAPRENLEMCLNSTPLGRYFDSYLSGEEVEHGKPAPDIFIAAAKQLGYSPCDCVVFEDAPAGITAGRTAGAFVVALETTHKREALFGYDLIYSSTEKLDLEEILDAFIKKQK